A window from Vulcanimicrobium alpinum encodes these proteins:
- a CDS encoding IS256 family transposase, with the protein MAKPSIALSELVEKGGDVDFVREMLQYAGQRIMEIDVEELCGLPYGERGPGRQNARNGFRERQWETRSGTIGLRIPKLRKGSYFPAFLEPRRTAEKALTAVIQEAYIQGISTRSVDELVKAMGMTGISKSQVSRLCEEIDERVNAFLTRPIEGDWPYLWIDATYVKTRSGGRIVSVAVILAVGVNTDGTRELLGLAVGPSEAEPFWIDFLRSLSRRGLRGVKLVISDSHVGLKAAIAKVFKATWQRCRVHFMRNALAHAGKGQRQMVLALINTVFAQETAEAAHEQWRIVSEQLRQKFPKLAAMMDDAENDVLAYMDFPKAHRKQIASTNPLERVNAEIKRRTDVVGIFPNDAAIVRLVGALLLEQNDEWQLQRRYMQLEGLSAVSDNQPAKLSAVING; encoded by the coding sequence ATGGCCAAACCCAGTATCGCACTTTCCGAGCTCGTCGAAAAGGGCGGCGACGTCGACTTCGTTCGCGAGATGCTCCAGTACGCCGGGCAGCGGATCATGGAGATCGATGTTGAGGAACTCTGCGGCTTGCCCTACGGCGAGCGCGGCCCCGGCCGACAGAACGCCCGCAACGGCTTCCGCGAGCGCCAATGGGAGACGCGTTCCGGCACGATCGGACTGCGCATCCCCAAGTTGCGCAAAGGTAGCTACTTCCCCGCGTTCCTCGAGCCGCGCCGCACGGCGGAGAAGGCGCTCACCGCCGTCATCCAAGAGGCCTACATCCAGGGCATCTCCACGCGCTCGGTCGACGAGCTCGTCAAGGCGATGGGGATGACAGGCATCTCCAAGAGTCAGGTCTCACGGCTGTGCGAAGAGATCGACGAACGCGTGAACGCATTTCTTACCCGGCCGATCGAAGGCGACTGGCCCTATCTTTGGATCGACGCGACGTACGTGAAGACGCGCTCCGGCGGACGCATCGTCTCGGTCGCCGTGATACTGGCCGTCGGCGTAAACACCGATGGGACACGGGAATTGTTGGGCCTCGCGGTTGGTCCGAGCGAAGCAGAGCCGTTCTGGATCGACTTTCTTCGCAGCTTGAGCCGCCGCGGATTGCGCGGTGTCAAGCTCGTCATTTCCGACTCGCATGTCGGCCTGAAAGCGGCCATCGCGAAAGTATTCAAAGCAACGTGGCAGCGCTGCCGCGTGCATTTTATGCGAAACGCGCTCGCACATGCGGGTAAAGGGCAACGGCAGATGGTCCTCGCGTTGATCAACACGGTATTCGCGCAAGAGACAGCGGAAGCTGCGCACGAGCAATGGCGTATCGTCTCCGAGCAGCTTCGGCAGAAGTTCCCGAAGCTCGCGGCGATGATGGACGACGCCGAGAACGACGTGCTCGCGTACATGGACTTTCCCAAGGCGCACCGCAAGCAGATCGCCTCAACCAATCCGCTCGAACGGGTCAACGCGGAGATCAAGCGGCGCACCGATGTCGTCGGTATCTTCCCGAACGATGCTGCCATCGTACGCCTCGTCGGTGCGCTCCTACTGGAACAGAACGACGAATGGCAACTGCAGCGGCGCTACATGCAACTCGAAGGACTCAGTGCCGTCAGCGATAATCAGCCCGCCAAGCTCTCCGCCGTGATTAACGGCTGA
- a CDS encoding menaquinone biosynthesis protein: protein MPALSNTRTGEPLRYGRMGFVNVAPIETAFDAGAVARDVVEVSDVPTRLNAMLVAGELDVAAISAAHYLAHRDELALLGDCCIASDGPVRSVLLVSPIPPALLEGASIAVTAQSASGRALLATLLEHVQHVRPTYDVVDDALGAARAGRPALIIGDDALVARGACPPAQIHDLGEAWSRWTGLPFVFAVWAVRRDVARRRPAEVAALAAALAEARAWGTAHRDAVIEAAIARKPFHRGLYADYFTRLRYVLDERAQRGLARFADLFLPKEPARVPR from the coding sequence GTGCCGGCGCTGTCTAACACGCGCACCGGCGAGCCGCTGCGCTACGGCCGCATGGGCTTCGTCAACGTGGCGCCGATCGAGACGGCGTTCGACGCCGGCGCGGTCGCGCGCGACGTCGTTGAAGTCTCCGACGTACCGACGCGTCTCAACGCGATGCTGGTCGCCGGCGAACTCGACGTCGCGGCGATCAGCGCCGCGCACTATCTCGCGCACCGCGACGAACTCGCGCTGCTGGGCGACTGCTGCATCGCCTCCGACGGCCCGGTGCGTTCGGTGCTGCTGGTCTCGCCGATCCCGCCCGCACTGCTCGAGGGCGCGTCGATCGCGGTTACGGCGCAGTCGGCGTCGGGTCGCGCGCTCCTTGCGACGCTGCTCGAGCACGTGCAGCACGTCCGTCCGACGTACGACGTCGTCGACGATGCGCTCGGCGCCGCGCGCGCCGGCCGGCCCGCCCTGATCATCGGCGACGACGCGCTCGTCGCGCGCGGCGCGTGCCCGCCGGCGCAGATTCACGATCTCGGCGAAGCGTGGTCGCGCTGGACCGGGCTGCCGTTCGTCTTCGCCGTGTGGGCGGTGCGCCGCGACGTCGCGCGGCGCCGTCCCGCCGAGGTCGCCGCGCTCGCCGCGGCGCTCGCGGAGGCGCGCGCGTGGGGCACCGCGCATCGCGATGCCGTGATCGAAGCGGCGATCGCGCGCAAGCCGTTCCATCGCGGTCTGTACGCCGACTATTTTACCCGCTTGCGCTACGTGCTCGACGAACGCGCGCAGCGCGGCCTCGCCCGGTTCGCCGACCTTTTCCTGCCCAAGGAGCCCGCTCGTGTCCCTCGCTGA
- a CDS encoding isocitrate/isopropylmalate family dehydrogenase, whose product MPKPTIVVLEGDQTGQELLVESLRVLAPDVIGLDVEREHFDLSLQNRRKTGNAVVHEAAAAMKRTKLGLKAATITPETKGDVGSPNAILRSAIDGKVIVRTGRRIPGVRPVAGIHAPISVVRMAVGDAYGAKEWREEQNGDEVAYRTERIERSVCRVVSEYAFYHARRAGAKVFGGPKYTVSPVYEGMLKEEMDAAAQRYPDVAYEPQLIDATYALLISTSGDPMVIPSLNRDGDCLSDLVMQLFGSIAGAESTLMSFTRDGKPDVVMTEAPHGTAPRLQGKNVANPMAMVLAAAALLTFVDDRRATNASRAIYESVLETVRDGIATSDLGGQASTTEFTDAVIAKVKTKLDVWATL is encoded by the coding sequence GTGCCGAAACCGACCATCGTCGTCCTCGAGGGCGATCAAACCGGACAAGAACTCCTCGTCGAATCGCTGCGCGTGCTGGCACCGGACGTGATCGGCCTCGACGTCGAACGCGAGCACTTCGATCTCTCGCTCCAAAACCGCCGCAAGACGGGCAACGCCGTCGTGCACGAAGCCGCCGCGGCGATGAAGCGAACGAAGCTCGGCTTGAAAGCCGCGACGATCACCCCGGAGACGAAGGGCGACGTCGGCTCGCCCAACGCGATCCTGCGCAGCGCGATCGACGGCAAAGTCATCGTGCGCACGGGCCGGCGCATCCCCGGCGTTCGCCCGGTTGCGGGGATTCACGCTCCGATCTCGGTGGTGCGCATGGCGGTCGGCGACGCGTATGGCGCCAAGGAGTGGCGCGAAGAGCAGAACGGCGACGAGGTCGCGTACCGCACCGAACGCATCGAGCGATCGGTGTGCCGCGTCGTCTCCGAGTACGCGTTCTATCACGCGCGCCGCGCCGGAGCGAAAGTCTTCGGAGGTCCCAAGTACACTGTCAGTCCGGTGTACGAAGGGATGCTCAAAGAGGAGATGGATGCCGCAGCGCAGCGCTACCCCGACGTCGCGTACGAACCGCAGCTCATCGACGCCACCTACGCGCTCCTCATCTCGACCTCGGGCGATCCGATGGTGATCCCGTCGCTCAACCGCGACGGCGACTGCCTCTCCGATCTGGTGATGCAGCTCTTCGGTTCGATCGCCGGCGCGGAGTCGACGCTGATGTCGTTCACGCGCGACGGAAAGCCGGACGTCGTAATGACCGAAGCGCCGCACGGCACCGCGCCGCGACTGCAGGGCAAGAACGTCGCCAATCCCATGGCGATGGTCCTCGCAGCCGCTGCGCTGCTGACGTTCGTCGACGACCGCCGGGCGACCAATGCGTCGCGCGCCATTTACGAGTCGGTGCTCGAGACCGTCCGCGACGGAATCGCGACCAGCGACCTCGGCGGCCAGGCGTCCACCACGGAATTCACCGACGCCGTGATCGCGAAGGTGAAAACGAAGCTCGATGTGTGGGCTACGCTCTAA
- a CDS encoding phosphatase PAP2 family protein yields MTRYLAIGAACAVAYAFLGAAVSHAPPGALDRAGRSLLGGDPQLALVFTESCWWYVLLILGVLMIVVAVFRPEWRARVTYALITTVVTWQVSDVLKNVFRRPRPEYWRIIHEPTFAYSSGHAMFATVVYWLWAWFLWRSALPRPVRTAGVLLLALWGCGVIWSRLALGAHYVSDLIGGILLGSATLAFAAAARTAIERRRELHPAPQRNAG; encoded by the coding sequence ATGACGCGGTACCTCGCGATCGGCGCGGCATGCGCCGTCGCCTACGCGTTCCTCGGCGCCGCGGTGTCGCATGCGCCGCCCGGCGCGCTCGACCGCGCGGGGCGCTCCCTGCTCGGCGGCGATCCGCAGCTCGCGCTGGTCTTTACCGAGTCGTGCTGGTGGTACGTGCTGCTGATCCTGGGCGTACTGATGATCGTCGTCGCGGTGTTCCGGCCGGAATGGCGCGCCCGCGTAACCTACGCGCTAATCACCACCGTCGTCACGTGGCAGGTGAGCGACGTCCTCAAGAACGTCTTTCGACGGCCGCGTCCCGAGTACTGGCGGATCATCCACGAGCCGACGTTCGCCTACTCCAGCGGGCACGCGATGTTCGCGACGGTCGTGTATTGGCTGTGGGCGTGGTTCTTGTGGCGCAGCGCGTTGCCTCGGCCGGTTCGTACGGCCGGCGTCCTTTTGCTCGCGCTGTGGGGCTGCGGCGTGATCTGGTCGCGTCTCGCTCTTGGCGCGCATTACGTCAGCGACCTAATCGGCGGCATCCTGCTGGGCTCGGCGACGCTCGCATTTGCGGCGGCCGCGCGCACCGCAATCGAGCGGCGACGGGAGCTGCACCCGGCGCCGCAACGCAATGCCGGATAA
- a CDS encoding transposase, with amino-acid sequence MRYWVWPSWIPFGRLFVAKTTFAESHDGRSLCYKGDPLIHHGPGHDLTEFWRYRRESAARRFFADWYRWATHSQLPEMISVARTLKRHFANIITYIRKPITNAAAESLNSKIQMIKFRARGYRNEGRFAAAILFHCGGLDLLPAHPKS; translated from the coding sequence GTGCGATACTGGGTTTGGCCATCGTGGATCCCTTTCGGTCGGTTATTTGTTGCAAAAACAACCTTCGCCGAAAGCCACGATGGCCGCTCTCTATGCTACAAGGGCGACCCTCTCATACACCACGGGCCGGGACACGATCTTACGGAGTTCTGGCGATATCGGCGTGAGTCCGCAGCGCGTCGTTTCTTTGCCGATTGGTACCGGTGGGCGACGCACTCTCAATTGCCCGAAATGATCAGCGTCGCGCGCACGCTCAAACGTCACTTTGCGAACATCATCACGTACATTCGCAAGCCGATCACCAATGCGGCAGCCGAGAGCCTCAACAGCAAGATCCAAATGATCAAATTCCGCGCGCGCGGCTATCGCAATGAGGGCCGATTTGCAGCGGCGATTCTATTCCACTGTGGTGGGCTCGACCTCTTGCCCGCCCACCCGAAGTCCTGA
- a CDS encoding CofH family radical SAM protein, with the protein MTTADPALRAIECKLDEGISLSLEDGLTLFRTSDIHTLGRLAKTAKERKSRNEVYYVLNRYINSTNVCYANCTFCSFSRGEKDVDRVRMSADQVVAKALETGTNFNQLHIVGGHDPRQLSLDYWLPLMRRFKEQLPHVQLSLFTAAEIDYMARRHRLSYDEIVAQLAEAGLDNVNGGGAEVFSERFRREVCPNKVDAAHWLEIHETLHRHGVASNATMLYGTIETLEERLEHLIMLRESQRRSPGYNAFIPLAFHPDGNALSHHGWTSGLDDIRMFAVSRLMLDNFDHIKAYWMIQGIKVCQLALEFGADDMDGTHGSTDEEMIYHSAGTRSGQYVDDREFRRLIEEAGYVPVRRNSTYQTFPHDWKPEDGMPERALAGAGAV; encoded by the coding sequence GTGACCACGGCCGACCCCGCCCTGCGCGCGATCGAGTGCAAGCTCGATGAGGGTATCTCGCTCTCGCTCGAAGACGGCTTGACTCTTTTCCGCACCAGCGACATCCACACGCTGGGGCGCCTGGCCAAAACCGCCAAGGAACGCAAGAGCCGGAACGAGGTCTACTACGTCCTCAACCGCTACATCAACTCGACGAACGTGTGCTACGCGAACTGCACGTTCTGTTCGTTCTCGCGCGGCGAAAAGGACGTCGACCGGGTGCGCATGTCGGCCGATCAAGTCGTCGCGAAGGCGCTGGAGACGGGGACCAACTTCAACCAGCTCCACATCGTCGGCGGGCACGATCCGCGTCAGCTCTCGCTCGACTACTGGCTGCCGCTGATGCGCCGGTTCAAAGAGCAGCTGCCGCACGTCCAGCTCTCGCTGTTTACCGCCGCCGAGATCGACTACATGGCGCGCCGGCACCGGCTCTCGTACGATGAGATCGTCGCTCAGCTCGCCGAGGCCGGCCTCGACAACGTCAACGGCGGCGGCGCCGAGGTGTTCTCGGAGCGATTCCGCCGCGAGGTCTGCCCCAACAAGGTCGACGCCGCCCATTGGCTGGAGATCCACGAGACGCTGCACCGTCACGGCGTCGCTTCGAATGCGACGATGCTCTACGGCACGATCGAGACGCTCGAAGAACGGCTCGAACATTTGATCATGCTGCGCGAATCGCAGCGCCGCTCGCCCGGCTACAATGCGTTCATCCCGCTCGCATTCCATCCCGACGGCAACGCGCTCTCGCACCACGGCTGGACGTCCGGACTCGACGACATCCGCATGTTCGCGGTTTCGCGGCTGATGCTCGACAATTTCGACCACATCAAAGCGTACTGGATGATCCAGGGGATCAAAGTCTGCCAGCTCGCGCTCGAGTTCGGGGCCGACGACATGGACGGCACGCACGGTTCGACCGACGAAGAGATGATCTACCACTCGGCCGGCACGCGTTCGGGGCAGTACGTCGACGACCGCGAGTTCCGGCGTTTGATCGAAGAGGCGGGCTACGTTCCGGTGCGCCGCAACTCGACGTATCAGACGTTCCCGCACGACTGGAAGCCCGAAGACGGGATGCCGGAGCGCGCGCTCGCGGGTGCCGGCGCTGTCTAA
- a CDS encoding ABC transporter permease, which translates to MSSTSPGASQAAALDAPSRTFLADVWRRFRATPGALVGAVIVLAIVLTAVLAPVLATHDPLAQDVALGATPPSALHVFGTDKLGRDLFARVAFGARISIRIGFVAVGLAITVGTAIGVIAGYGGRRADAALMAAMDLMLAFPSIILAIGITTILGPSITNLMLAVGIVYVPQYARLARSSVLAVKEHEYVEAARAIGAPTAAILARHVLPNILTPLLVQATLGIATAELEAAGLSYLGLGARPPAPEWGAMLNDARDYWLGAPWALIVPGVSITVLVLGFNLLGDGLRDALDPKTR; encoded by the coding sequence GTGTCCTCGACCTCGCCGGGCGCCTCGCAGGCGGCCGCACTCGATGCTCCGTCGCGCACGTTTCTGGCTGACGTCTGGCGGCGTTTCCGGGCGACGCCGGGCGCACTCGTCGGCGCCGTCATCGTTCTCGCGATCGTGCTCACGGCGGTGCTCGCACCGGTGCTGGCGACCCACGACCCGCTGGCGCAGGACGTTGCGCTCGGCGCGACACCGCCGAGCGCGCTGCACGTCTTCGGTACCGACAAGCTCGGCCGCGACCTCTTCGCGCGCGTCGCGTTCGGCGCGCGCATCTCGATCCGCATCGGCTTCGTCGCCGTCGGTCTCGCGATCACCGTCGGGACCGCGATCGGCGTGATCGCGGGGTACGGCGGCCGCCGCGCCGATGCCGCGCTGATGGCCGCGATGGATTTGATGCTGGCGTTTCCGTCGATCATCCTCGCCATCGGGATCACGACCATCTTGGGTCCGAGCATCACCAACCTGATGCTCGCGGTCGGGATCGTGTACGTGCCCCAGTACGCGCGGCTCGCGCGCTCCTCGGTGCTCGCGGTGAAAGAGCACGAGTACGTCGAAGCGGCGCGCGCGATCGGCGCGCCGACCGCGGCGATCTTGGCGCGTCACGTCCTGCCGAACATCCTCACGCCGCTGCTCGTGCAGGCGACGCTCGGCATCGCGACCGCGGAACTCGAAGCCGCCGGGCTTTCGTACCTCGGCCTCGGCGCGCGGCCGCCCGCGCCGGAGTGGGGCGCGATGCTCAACGACGCGCGCGACTATTGGCTGGGCGCGCCGTGGGCGCTGATCGTCCCGGGCGTCTCGATCACCGTGCTCGTGCTCGGGTTCAACCTGCTCGGCGACGGTCTGCGCGACGCGCTCGATCCGAAGACGCGCTGA
- a CDS encoding FtsK/SpoIIIE family DNA translocase: MARVRRKPSAAMRWNLEVAGIVALGFALLLGVALVAPPRATGVVGGATTSVLHLLFGAAAGLFVVLVALLAAIVFLEINVPRMIVRLGGAACAYFIIVDALLASAGFDGGWLGSALSRGLHALVGDAGAWIVLLVAALAITVAITGISLKKVIGWAIAQASALRVEPRSENSASKTAGPKSLREAFHLPVLLSRAPAVAVAAPASEIPLPTHTVVDPPPVRFYDEDLDDDEIEDEDEDGEDGYDDEDDDDEAFDEDEDEDAEYDDEDDEDITDEPEDDAEDDLESGVDDRLAAPALVAVNGARRVSGEYEPARRIVYRLPDITTIFDPPQAQKTDDASRAHVLEDTLASFGVGAKVTHIERGPSITRYELKPERGVKISRISSLADDLALALAATSVRIEAPIPGKSAVGIEVPNATVSIVAVREILERIPQGVPPLSMALGKDITGKPVFGDLGKMPHLLVAGATGAGKSVCLNCIIASLLVTATPDQLELLMIDPKRVELTVYNGIPHLKNDVITDPSMAAGALAMITREMDMRYERFAKAGVRKIEEYNAKYPDEKLPYIVVIIDELADLMLVAPAKVEMLIMRLAQLARATGIHLVVATQRPSVDVITGLIKANIPSRIAFAVSSQVDSRTILDMGGAERLLGRGDMLYLPIDAPKPIRAQGALVTGAEIERLVEFWKRQAKPDQSKAMEIVPIREDDERAAGGAERKVDELWYEAAKFLLDSRVAKGDAGVGSTAALQARFSIGHPRAVRLMKQLEEFGIVGPNEGTKPRVVVIESPADLERIAERFGRPTTQADLFGG, encoded by the coding sequence ATGGCACGCGTTCGACGCAAGCCAAGCGCCGCGATGCGCTGGAATCTCGAGGTGGCGGGAATCGTCGCCCTCGGCTTCGCCCTGCTGCTCGGGGTGGCGCTGGTGGCGCCCCCGCGCGCGACCGGCGTCGTCGGAGGTGCCACCACCTCGGTTCTGCACCTGCTGTTCGGCGCCGCTGCGGGGCTATTCGTCGTGCTCGTCGCGCTGCTCGCTGCGATCGTCTTCCTTGAAATCAACGTGCCGCGCATGATCGTGCGGCTCGGCGGCGCGGCATGCGCGTACTTCATCATCGTCGACGCCTTGCTCGCGAGCGCGGGGTTCGACGGCGGATGGCTGGGCAGCGCGCTGTCGCGCGGACTGCACGCCCTCGTGGGGGACGCAGGCGCGTGGATCGTCCTTCTCGTCGCCGCGCTCGCGATCACCGTCGCGATCACGGGGATCTCGCTCAAGAAAGTCATCGGCTGGGCGATCGCGCAGGCGTCGGCGTTGCGCGTCGAACCCCGCAGCGAGAACAGCGCCAGCAAGACGGCCGGTCCGAAATCGCTTCGCGAAGCGTTCCACCTGCCTGTGTTGCTCTCGCGCGCTCCGGCGGTTGCCGTCGCGGCGCCGGCATCCGAGATCCCGCTGCCGACGCACACCGTCGTCGACCCGCCGCCGGTCCGCTTCTACGATGAAGACCTCGACGACGACGAGATCGAGGACGAAGACGAGGACGGAGAGGACGGGTACGACGATGAGGACGACGACGATGAGGCGTTCGACGAAGACGAGGACGAGGATGCCGAGTACGACGACGAAGACGACGAAGACATCACCGACGAGCCCGAGGACGACGCCGAAGACGACCTAGAATCGGGGGTCGATGACCGGCTCGCGGCGCCGGCCCTGGTTGCCGTGAACGGGGCACGCCGCGTCAGCGGCGAGTACGAGCCCGCGCGGCGCATCGTCTACCGGCTTCCCGACATCACGACGATCTTCGATCCGCCGCAGGCGCAGAAGACCGACGACGCGAGCCGCGCGCACGTCCTCGAGGACACGCTGGCGTCGTTCGGCGTCGGCGCGAAGGTCACGCACATCGAACGCGGACCGTCGATCACGCGCTACGAACTCAAGCCCGAACGCGGCGTCAAGATCTCGCGGATCTCGTCGCTCGCCGACGATCTGGCACTGGCGCTCGCCGCGACGTCGGTCCGCATCGAGGCCCCGATCCCGGGGAAGTCCGCGGTCGGGATCGAGGTGCCGAACGCAACGGTCTCGATCGTCGCGGTGCGTGAAATTCTCGAACGGATACCGCAGGGCGTGCCGCCGCTTTCGATGGCGCTCGGCAAGGACATCACCGGCAAGCCGGTTTTCGGCGACTTGGGCAAGATGCCGCATCTCCTGGTCGCCGGCGCGACCGGAGCCGGCAAGTCGGTCTGTCTGAACTGCATCATCGCGTCGCTCCTGGTGACCGCGACGCCGGATCAGCTCGAACTGCTGATGATCGATCCCAAACGCGTCGAGCTGACGGTCTACAACGGGATCCCGCACCTCAAGAACGACGTCATCACCGACCCCAGCATGGCCGCGGGCGCGCTCGCGATGATCACGCGCGAGATGGACATGCGGTACGAGCGCTTCGCCAAAGCCGGCGTGCGCAAGATCGAAGAGTACAACGCGAAGTATCCCGACGAGAAGCTCCCGTATATCGTCGTCATCATCGACGAGCTTGCCGACCTGATGCTCGTCGCGCCGGCGAAGGTCGAGATGCTGATCATGCGCCTCGCGCAGCTCGCGCGAGCGACCGGGATCCACTTGGTCGTCGCGACGCAGCGCCCGTCGGTCGACGTCATCACCGGTCTGATCAAAGCGAACATCCCCTCGCGCATCGCGTTCGCGGTGAGCTCGCAGGTCGATTCGCGCACGATCCTCGATATGGGCGGCGCGGAGCGGCTCCTGGGACGCGGCGACATGCTCTATCTCCCGATCGACGCGCCCAAACCGATCCGCGCGCAGGGCGCGCTGGTCACGGGCGCCGAGATCGAGCGGCTCGTCGAGTTTTGGAAGCGCCAAGCGAAGCCCGACCAGTCAAAGGCGATGGAGATCGTCCCGATCCGCGAGGACGACGAACGCGCCGCCGGCGGCGCCGAACGCAAAGTCGACGAACTCTGGTACGAGGCGGCGAAATTCTTGCTCGACTCGCGGGTCGCGAAGGGCGACGCCGGCGTAGGCTCGACCGCGGCGCTGCAAGCGCGCTTCTCGATCGGACATCCGCGCGCGGTGCGTCTCATGAAGCAGCTCGAAGAGTTCGGGATCGTCGGACCCAACGAAGGGACGAAGCCGCGCGTCGTCGTCATCGAATCGCCCGCCGATCTCGAACGGATCGCCGAACGCTTCGGGCGCCCGACGACGCAAGCCGATCTCTTCGGCGGATGA
- a CDS encoding DMT family transporter — MAAVSLALVCALVYGAADFFGGLATRRDSAVAVVVWAQAVGLVVLLVALPFLGVSAHASDLWWGVACGLAGGGAIMLLYRGLAIGTMGVVSPITAVLAAAVPVAFAIARGERPAPLAVAGIVCALVAVIFVSASDTGEARRAAHSRALPPGVAEALGAGIAFGFLFIGLAQTRSDAGLVPVLMMRVTSMTLVSLGALLTRRSLRVGAANLRTVALAGALDMGANVAYVLASHLGALSIVAVISSLYPAGTVALAVFILHERLLRAQWVGVLLAFAGVLCISLAR; from the coding sequence GTGGCTGCTGTCTCGCTCGCGCTGGTGTGCGCGCTCGTCTACGGTGCGGCGGACTTCTTCGGTGGCCTCGCGACGCGCCGCGATTCGGCGGTTGCCGTGGTGGTTTGGGCGCAGGCGGTGGGGCTCGTCGTCCTGCTCGTCGCGCTGCCGTTCCTCGGCGTGTCGGCGCACGCGAGCGACCTGTGGTGGGGCGTTGCGTGCGGCCTCGCCGGCGGCGGCGCGATCATGCTGCTCTATCGCGGTCTCGCGATCGGCACGATGGGCGTCGTCTCACCGATCACGGCGGTGCTCGCCGCCGCGGTGCCGGTCGCGTTCGCGATCGCCCGCGGCGAACGTCCTGCGCCGCTTGCCGTCGCCGGGATCGTCTGCGCGCTCGTCGCCGTCATCTTCGTCTCGGCCTCCGATACCGGGGAGGCGCGGCGTGCCGCGCACTCGCGTGCGCTCCCCCCGGGCGTCGCGGAAGCGCTCGGCGCCGGGATTGCGTTCGGGTTTCTGTTCATCGGGCTCGCGCAGACGCGCAGTGACGCGGGCCTCGTGCCGGTGCTGATGATGCGCGTGACGTCGATGACGCTCGTCTCGCTCGGCGCGCTGCTGACACGCCGCTCGCTGCGGGTCGGCGCGGCGAATCTGCGGACCGTTGCGCTCGCGGGGGCGCTCGACATGGGCGCGAACGTCGCCTACGTCCTGGCCTCACACCTCGGCGCGCTGAGCATCGTCGCCGTGATCTCCTCGCTCTATCCGGCCGGGACGGTCGCGCTCGCGGTGTTCATCCTGCACGAGCGTCTGCTGCGCGCGCAGTGGGTCGGCGTGCTGCTCGCGTTCGCCGGCGTGCTGTGCATCTCGCTCGCGCGCTGA
- a CDS encoding ISL3 family transposase, whose amino-acid sequence MRDTEFIRGLLRVEDPWDVTESKLDLERNRVDVRLEWQGAGRCPKCDRECPKHDHRERVWRDLDLAGDQLFLHASVPRIDCPEHGVTTVAIPWSSGRTEFTSRFERLAIALLLEMSVAAVARRLGISWEQVDSIMLRAVERGKQRRLPRLVRHLGIDEKAVKKRHRYFTIVSDLDRGEVLWVGRGRKRESIDAFYDGLSHEQLHAIEGIAMDMWQPYFESTVAHVPDAARKIVFDKYHITAYLTKAVDLTRRAMMRDKTLDRTALKGTKYSWLRSFANLDRDERRDLSALRSQYKRLGRAWSMKEHFTEDRVPSRGVRAVARRG is encoded by the coding sequence ATGCGAGACACCGAATTCATCCGCGGGTTGCTGCGCGTCGAAGATCCTTGGGACGTGACCGAATCAAAGCTCGATCTCGAGCGAAATCGGGTCGATGTTCGGCTTGAATGGCAAGGCGCGGGTCGCTGTCCAAAATGCGATCGGGAGTGCCCCAAGCACGATCATCGCGAGCGCGTCTGGCGTGACCTCGATCTGGCCGGCGACCAACTTTTCTTGCACGCCTCCGTACCCCGGATCGATTGTCCCGAGCACGGCGTCACGACCGTTGCGATTCCCTGGTCAAGCGGTCGCACCGAGTTTACGTCGCGCTTCGAGCGTTTGGCGATCGCCCTCCTACTCGAGATGTCCGTCGCGGCGGTCGCGCGTCGCTTGGGCATCAGCTGGGAGCAAGTCGATTCCATTATGCTCCGGGCGGTCGAGCGCGGTAAGCAGCGGCGACTGCCACGTCTTGTGCGGCATCTCGGCATCGACGAGAAGGCCGTCAAAAAGCGGCATCGGTACTTCACGATCGTGTCCGACTTGGACCGCGGCGAGGTCCTGTGGGTCGGTCGCGGTCGCAAGCGCGAATCGATTGACGCTTTCTACGACGGCCTTTCGCACGAACAACTTCATGCCATTGAGGGCATCGCGATGGATATGTGGCAGCCGTACTTCGAGTCGACCGTAGCACACGTGCCCGATGCGGCACGGAAGATCGTCTTCGATAAGTACCACATCACGGCATATCTCACCAAAGCCGTCGATCTCACTCGTCGAGCGATGATGCGTGACAAGACGCTCGACCGAACGGCATTGAAAGGGACTAAGTATTCCTGGTTGCGCTCGTTTGCGAATCTCGACCGCGACGAACGACGTGATCTGAGCGCCTTGCGGAGCCAGTACAAACGCCTTGGCCGCGCGTGGTCGATGAAGGAGCACTTTACGGAGGATCGTGTCCCCAGCCGTGGTGTACGAGCGGTGGCTCGGCGAGGGTAG